A stretch of the Desulfobacter sp. genome encodes the following:
- a CDS encoding MFS transporter — MKTFSAQAPLGSPSYRRYLFCLLFLLYLFDYMDRMVIVSLFPYLKSDWGITDTQCGLLVSAVYWSILIFSFPVSILVDRWSRKKSIGLMAGIWSLATLACAFTWNFSQLFAARTIIGVGEAGYAPGGTAMISTVFPKEQRARVLGLWNASIPLGSALGIAIGGLVAEHWGWRHAFGLVALPGMVAALLFFFIKDYKTVVQNRETVQVKMQFSDIARQFTRNPTLLFTNLGFAANVFVTTSLMTWLPTYFYRFEGLTMSRAGIKGGSVMLLAIIGAPLGGDLADLWMKKRQNARMVFPAISSAITALLLFIAFGFFKGQVQYMVLLGAGVFAVAFVPAAVAVTQDVVHPGLRAISLSINVIIQHLLGSALGPVFIGVLSDDFGLEKAMVCLPVFVLLGCLLFLTGSRFYARDLAAVEQNILETS, encoded by the coding sequence ATGAAAACATTTTCAGCCCAGGCCCCACTGGGATCGCCTTCCTACCGCCGTTATCTTTTCTGTCTTTTATTTTTGCTCTATCTTTTTGATTATATGGACAGAATGGTGATTGTTTCTCTGTTTCCCTACCTTAAATCAGACTGGGGTATCACGGATACCCAGTGCGGGCTGCTTGTCTCTGCCGTGTATTGGTCCATATTAATTTTTTCATTTCCCGTGTCCATACTGGTGGACCGCTGGAGCCGGAAAAAAAGTATTGGGCTCATGGCCGGTATTTGGAGTTTGGCCACCCTGGCCTGCGCTTTTACCTGGAATTTTTCCCAGTTGTTTGCCGCCAGGACCATCATCGGGGTGGGTGAGGCAGGCTATGCCCCGGGCGGAACCGCCATGATATCAACGGTCTTCCCCAAGGAGCAGCGGGCCAGGGTTCTGGGGTTGTGGAATGCCTCTATCCCTCTGGGATCTGCCCTGGGCATTGCCATTGGAGGGTTGGTGGCCGAACACTGGGGCTGGCGTCATGCCTTCGGGCTTGTTGCCCTGCCCGGGATGGTTGCTGCCCTGCTCTTTTTTTTCATCAAAGACTATAAAACCGTGGTCCAAAACAGGGAAACGGTTCAGGTCAAGATGCAGTTTTCAGACATTGCCCGGCAGTTTACCCGCAACCCCACCCTGCTTTTTACCAATCTTGGCTTTGCTGCCAATGTTTTTGTGACCACCTCTTTGATGACCTGGCTGCCCACCTATTTTTACCGGTTTGAAGGGCTGACCATGAGCCGGGCCGGCATCAAGGGCGGGTCTGTGATGCTGCTGGCCATCATCGGAGCGCCTTTGGGCGGCGACCTGGCAGATTTGTGGATGAAAAAACGTCAAAATGCCCGCATGGTCTTTCCGGCCATTTCATCGGCCATCACAGCCCTGCTGCTCTTTATTGCCTTTGGATTTTTCAAAGGCCAGGTTCAATATATGGTTCTGCTTGGGGCCGGTGTCTTTGCCGTGGCATTTGTTCCGGCGGCTGTTGCCGTGACCCAGGACGTGGTTCACCCGGGGCTTCGGGCCATTTCCCTGAGTATTAATGTGATCATTCAGCACCTTTTGGGCAGTGCCCTGGGCCCGGTTTTCATTGGGGTTCTTTCCGATGACTTTGGTCTTGAAAAGGCCATGGTCTGCCTGCCGGTCTTTGTTCTCTTGGGCTGTTTGCTTTTTTTAACCGGTTCCCGGTTTTATGCAAGGGATCTGGCTGCAGTGGAACAAAATATTTTAGAAACGAGCTGA
- a CDS encoding AraC family ligand binding domain-containing protein, with product MNQFLSTQYTDHEFASHTHDSFAIGIVESGAQSFRYKSPPDIVPAGNIMVIHPGKLHTGYCIADKGCSYQMIYTDPNVALKIFSDFIQNSIKVFILTIKILQIMIYHIPYARHSGLFQIICHP from the coding sequence ATGAACCAATTTTTATCTACGCAATATACCGATCACGAATTCGCCTCGCATACCCATGATAGTTTTGCCATCGGTATCGTTGAATCAGGCGCCCAGTCCTTTAGATACAAATCGCCTCCAGACATAGTTCCTGCAGGGAACATCATGGTAATTCATCCAGGAAAATTACACACCGGGTATTGCATCGCGGATAAGGGCTGCTCATATCAGATGATATATACAGACCCAAACGTTGCGTTAAAAATATTTTCAGATTTTATCCAAAATTCAATCAAGGTCTTCATTTTAACAATCAAAATATTGCAGATAATGATCTATCACATTCCATACGCAAGGCATTCTGGTCTTTTTCAAATCATTTGTCACCCCTGA
- a CDS encoding ISL3 family transposase codes for MSTSFIYHAFGLRDYFYKTTRFIGGIITFELIPKPEAVKCPECNSRSVTRKGIVTRDLRTIPVGSKPVILRTAIQRIWCPFCQFVRQIKLSFAQEGKSYTRAFERYVLELSQFMTIKDIAIHLRISWDTIKQIQKEDLLRRYRKIPLEKVRQIAIDEISIGKGHKYLTIVMDLESGRILHVGEGKGGEALKSFWTKVKISKAKIKAVSIDMSPAYLSAVIENLSGSAIVFDRFHVVKLFNEKLSDFRRKLYNLLANTGQQKLLKGVRWLLLKNPENLSDDKKEAQRLEEALKINQPLLAVYYMKEELRQIWNQKKKETAEKIVSNWINLANISKIPMLMKFAKTLAVHRQRILSYYDYRISTGPLEGTNNKIKTMKRKAYEYRDSEFFRLKLLDLHNKRYALIG; via the coding sequence ATGTCCACAAGCTTCATATACCATGCCTTTGGCCTTCGTGACTACTTTTATAAAACAACGCGTTTCATCGGTGGAATAATCACTTTTGAACTCATACCAAAACCGGAGGCGGTAAAATGCCCGGAATGTAATTCCAGGTCCGTCACCAGGAAAGGGATTGTGACAAGAGATCTCAGAACAATACCGGTAGGTTCAAAACCCGTGATTCTCAGGACGGCTATCCAGAGAATTTGGTGTCCGTTCTGTCAATTTGTCCGGCAAATCAAACTATCCTTTGCCCAGGAGGGGAAAAGCTATACCCGGGCTTTTGAACGGTATGTCTTGGAGTTGTCTCAGTTCATGACAATCAAAGATATTGCCATCCATTTAAGGATCAGCTGGGATACGATAAAGCAGATCCAGAAAGAAGACCTGCTGAGGCGTTATCGAAAAATCCCCCTTGAGAAAGTCCGGCAGATTGCCATAGATGAAATTTCCATAGGGAAAGGGCATAAATACTTGACCATCGTGATGGATCTGGAATCCGGTAGAATTCTGCACGTGGGAGAAGGAAAAGGTGGTGAAGCTTTGAAATCTTTTTGGACAAAAGTGAAAATATCGAAAGCAAAAATCAAAGCCGTCAGCATCGATATGTCCCCGGCATACTTGAGTGCTGTTATTGAAAATCTTTCTGGTTCAGCAATTGTCTTTGACAGATTTCATGTTGTTAAATTGTTCAATGAGAAACTGTCGGATTTCAGGCGAAAGCTCTACAACCTTCTTGCCAATACCGGGCAACAAAAACTTCTGAAGGGAGTCCGGTGGCTTTTGTTAAAAAATCCCGAAAACCTCAGTGATGACAAGAAGGAGGCCCAACGGTTAGAAGAAGCATTGAAAATAAATCAGCCGCTATTGGCAGTCTACTACATGAAAGAGGAACTCAGGCAAATATGGAATCAAAAGAAAAAAGAAACAGCTGAAAAGATAGTCAGCAATTGGATCAATCTGGCCAATATTTCCAAAATTCCAATGTTGATGAAATTTGCCAAGACCTTGGCTGTGCACAGGCAAAGAATCCTTTCATACTATGATTACAGGATATCTACAGGTCCTTTAGAAGGGACAAATAACAAGATAAAAACCATGAAACGGAAAGCTTATGAATACAGGGATTCGGAGTTTTTCAGGTTGAAACTTTTGGACCTTCACAATAAAAGGTACGCATTAATCGGATGA
- a CDS encoding dihydropteroate synthase has translation MGFTMIGELLNTSRPGIQKAVEQRDEETICPLVLLQEKQGAAYIDINAGAGVHTERRDMQWLVRTVQAVTNLPLCLDSPDPHVLASAWEILDRPPMINSISLEKNRFQSMLDLLKGRECQVVALCMDDTGMPETAEQICGRAHALVNGLAGIHIQPNAIWIDPLVGPVSTHTGNGLISLKAVALIKKQIPGINTVCGLSNISFGLPNRRIINRMFLGLMMGQGLDGAIMDPGDRDLTAALKTVQMLMNQDEYCMGFMEYFAANSLQADHQ, from the coding sequence ATGGGATTTACCATGATTGGAGAATTGCTCAACACCAGCCGTCCGGGAATTCAAAAAGCGGTTGAACAACGGGATGAAGAGACCATCTGCCCGTTGGTGCTGTTACAGGAAAAACAAGGGGCCGCTTATATTGATATCAATGCCGGCGCCGGGGTACACACCGAACGCCGGGATATGCAATGGCTTGTTCGTACGGTCCAGGCCGTGACAAATCTTCCCCTCTGCCTGGACAGTCCGGATCCCCATGTATTGGCATCTGCCTGGGAGATACTGGATCGTCCCCCCATGATCAACTCTATTTCCCTGGAAAAAAATCGTTTCCAGTCAATGCTTGACCTGTTAAAGGGCCGGGAATGCCAGGTGGTGGCCCTGTGTATGGATGATACGGGTATGCCCGAAACAGCCGAGCAGATATGTGGGCGCGCCCATGCCCTGGTCAATGGACTTGCCGGCATCCATATCCAGCCGAATGCCATATGGATCGATCCCCTGGTCGGGCCGGTGAGCACCCATACGGGAAACGGGCTTATCTCTTTGAAAGCCGTGGCCCTTATAAAAAAACAAATTCCCGGGATCAACACGGTCTGCGGTTTGTCCAATATCTCATTTGGCCTTCCCAACCGCCGTATCATCAATCGAATGTTTCTGGGCCTGATGATGGGCCAGGGGTTAGACGGGGCTATTATGGATCCAGGGGACCGGGATTTAACCGCCGCCCTTAAAACCGTTCAAATGCTCATGAATCAGGACGAATACTGCATGGGCTTCATGGAATATTTTGCTGCAAATTCCTTGCAGGCAGATCACCAATGA
- a CDS encoding FKBP-type peptidyl-prolyl cis-trans isomerase has translation MKVDLDKVSYVLGQSVGGDFKRQGFDIDPQIFAESFVAAFNGEQSQMPVGEMQHIMQNFQRAMEDKKQAEQMESGKKNIEAGEKFLEENSKKEGVKTTQSGLQYRVITQGSGKKPAVTDTVETHYEGKTLDGKIFDSSYKRGQTTTFPLNGVIKGWTEALQIMAEGSKYELYIPSELAYGPTGSGGTIEPYATLIFTVELIAIK, from the coding sequence ATGAAAGTTGATTTAGATAAGGTCAGTTATGTTCTTGGGCAAAGTGTGGGAGGAGACTTTAAAAGACAGGGCTTTGACATTGATCCTCAAATTTTTGCAGAGTCATTTGTTGCGGCGTTTAACGGGGAACAATCCCAAATGCCTGTTGGTGAAATGCAGCACATTATGCAGAATTTCCAAAGAGCAATGGAGGACAAAAAGCAGGCAGAGCAGATGGAATCAGGGAAAAAAAATATTGAAGCCGGGGAAAAATTTCTTGAAGAAAACTCTAAAAAAGAAGGGGTTAAAACAACTCAAAGCGGGCTTCAGTATAGGGTGATCACCCAAGGCAGCGGGAAAAAACCTGCTGTCACAGATACCGTTGAAACCCATTATGAAGGCAAGACACTTGACGGTAAAATTTTTGACAGCTCATACAAACGAGGACAAACAACCACCTTCCCGCTGAACGGCGTCATTAAGGGCTGGACAGAAGCGCTTCAGATTATGGCTGAGGGCTCAAAATATGAATTGTATATTCCATCTGAGCTTGCCTATGGCCCAACCGGCAGTGGGGGCACGATTGAACCATATGCCACATTGATTTTCACTGTTGAACTGATTGCAATAAAATAA
- a CDS encoding cobalamin B12-binding domain-containing protein, with translation MIFSQISERLQKGDPKEIADLIGQVFDQGATPEQVLNQGLIAGMDRVGQKFQSGEIFIPHMLLAETGNGPAGRVVLGTVQGDHHDIGKNLVSTMLAGKGFEVIDVGIDAPPETFIAAVDDTVPIVAMSALLSTTAPFIGKTIEALDKAGLRKNLKIMVGGGAVSQRFSDEIGADAYGGDAATAAVLAMDLVGKGA, from the coding sequence ATGATTTTCAGTCAAATATCAGAGCGGCTGCAAAAAGGAGATCCCAAAGAAATCGCCGATCTTATCGGCCAGGTGTTTGACCAGGGCGCGACACCGGAACAGGTCCTTAACCAGGGCTTGATTGCCGGCATGGACCGGGTCGGACAAAAATTTCAATCCGGTGAAATTTTTATTCCTCACATGCTGCTGGCCGAAACCGGTAATGGCCCGGCAGGACGGGTGGTGCTGGGCACGGTGCAAGGAGATCACCATGACATTGGGAAGAATCTGGTATCCACAATGCTTGCAGGCAAAGGATTTGAGGTCATTGATGTGGGGATCGACGCCCCGCCTGAAACCTTTATCGCAGCCGTGGATGACACGGTACCGATCGTGGCCATGAGCGCGCTTTTATCTACCACCGCACCGTTTATTGGAAAGACCATCGAGGCTCTGGACAAGGCAGGGCTTCGTAAGAATCTTAAAATTATGGTGGGAGGCGGGGCTGTCAGCCAGAGATTTAGCGATGAGATTGGTGCGGATGCCTATGGCGGTGATGCCGCCACAGCTGCCGTGCTTGCAATGGATTTAGTGGGAAAGGGGGCATGA